The region TAAAATTCGTTCGGCCAATGCGTGATCCATCAGCCATCCCCTCCTTTCTCCTTTACCAATCTAACGATTCAAGAAATGCATAAATATCTTCATGCAGTTGATCTTTTTCTTGATCAAGCGTAATCACATGGCCTGATTGCTCATACCACTTGATTTGTTTGACCGGCGATTCAATTTCGTTATAAATGATGTTCGCGCTGTCGGGATTGATCATCTCATCATGGCGCGCTTGGACGACGAACGTCGGGGCATAAACCAAATCAAGATGGCGGCGCACATCGGCGATGAGCTCTTGCAAGGCTTTCAACGTCTTCATCGGCGTCTGCTTGAACCGTTCCATTTCTTGTTCGATTTGCTCCTCTGATTTTCCTTCCCGCTTTTTATACTCGCGCGCATACTCGAGCACGCCTTCATACATCGTTTCCTCGCTTTTGATGTACATCGGCGCGCACATCGTCACAATCCCTTCTATAGGTACAGTGTAACCTAATTTCAATGAAAATACGCCTCCAAGCGACAACCCGGCCACGGCAATTTTTTCGTAGCCGTTGTTTTTCAAAAACTGATAGCCGTTCATGACGTCTTGCCACCAATCATCCGGCCCGGTGTGGACGAGCTCCTCAGGCGGCACGCCGTGCCCTTTGTAAATCGGGGCATGGCATGTGTAGCCTTTCGATTCAAGGAATCGCCCGAGCATCCGAACGTCAGCCGAATTGCCGGTAAACCCGTGCAAAAGCAGCACCGCCCGCTCCCCGGCTTCAAAGAAAAACGGTTTTGGTGGAACGATTTTCATCATGCGTTCTCCCTTCCTCCATGCTAGCAATCAAAAAATGCTTGCCAAAGCATCTTCACGAAATAGAAAAGGCAGCCCATTGTATGTCAGGACCGCCCCCGCTTTCCCACTTATCATCGTTTATAAATAGGCTACCACAATTGACAAGACGAAAAACAACACAGCCAACACGACTGTGACGCGCTGAAACACCGCATCGAGCCCGCGCGCTTTCTGCTTCCCAAACAATTGCTCGGCGCCGCCGGTGATCGCCCCCGACAACCCAGCGCTGCGGCCCGACTGCAGCAAAACAACGGCAATCAACGCAATGGACACAATGACAAGCAGCGTCACAAGCAAGGCATGCATGCCTGACACCTCCAACGACCGACATTGCAATAATTTTACTATACCATAGATCGCTGTTGGCGGCAACTAGTGGGGCGGCCCCAGCGCGATGAAAGACGTGATGCGTCATGACCATTGTCGCCCGATGCCGAAATGCGTTACAATGAAAGACAATGGAAGAAAATCGACAACGACTGGAGGGACTCAGATGGCAAGACCAGATGAACGAGTCGTCATCGCGATTGACGGCTATCAATTCAAACGGGCGCGGGAGGCGAAGGAAGGGAAAATTTTCGTCACCTCGCCGATCGGGGCGAACTTCACATTTGACGTCAACGTCATGCGGAAGCTGCTTGAGGCGATCGACCGCGACCCGGAGCTGGCGGAACAGTTCGGGCTTCCTGCGAAAGAAGCAAACGATTGAATCGATACATAGAAAAGGAACGGCCGTTAGGCACCGTTCCTTTTTTCGATTAGGCGCGCCCTTGCCACGCCGCCCGCTCGCGGCCGAACGGGTCGTCTTCCACATGGCTTGCGGCGGAAAAGACGAACGCCGGCTTGCGTCCAGTCGTGTACGCCGGCCACTCTTCCGGCAAGTGATCGCCGTTTGGATTGCCCGTGCGGGCGAACGAAAGCCAAGCATAATGCATTTCGTTGGCGATCGCCTCGCGCTCCGGCCGATTGCCGATAAAGTTTGCAACTCCGGACTGGTGGAGATTATGAAACACAAACGGCAGCTCGAGCGCGTGGCATGCTTTCAGCTGCCCGCCAAACACCGGCGTTTCATAGTCAAACCGGTACATGTACACATCCGCCCCGCAAGCCGCCTTTGCGTCCGCCGTCCGCAGCATCCCCTCGACAAACACACGGTACGTCATGATGCGAAGCCACTTTTGCCAGGCGGGCGCCGACGGCTCCGCCGTTTCTGCATAATAGCGAATCGCCGCCTCCGGCACGGGCCCGACTTCACGGTTGATCCGGTCAAGCAATTCTTTTTCGCCAAGCTTTGTCCACGATGGATCCGTCAAGGTAAACAAGTTGTACTCGTCTTTCGTCACCCCAATGAGAATCGGAATGTCTTTCCCTTCCCCATCTTGAAGCGCTTCGATCGGATGGCAGCGCAACACGCGGCCATCCACGACCGGACCGTACATGACGCCCGGTCCGAGCGACAGCGCCGCTTGCAGCAACTCCGCCGCCGGAATCGACAACAGCCGGTCACGGTCGCCCGGACGGATGCCGGCCTTATCGAGAATGCACTCGGTCATCGCCATGGCCGTCTCCGGCGAACGGAGGAGAAGCGAACCCGAACCGCTTTGCAAGATGGCGCGGTGAAACAGCCCCCTCGCTTCCGGCAGCGACAACAGCACACCGACGCTCGCCGCTCCGGCCGATTCACCGAAAATCGTAATGTTGTCCGGATCGCCGCCAAACGCCTCAATGTTCTCTTTCACCCAGCGCAATGCCGCCACTTGGTCCAAAATGCCGAGATTCCCCGCTTGGGAGTAAGCTTCGCCAAACATATCGCCAAGATGCAAAAAGCCAAACACGTTCATTCGGTAGTTGATCGTCACGACGACGACATCGCCGTGTTTCGCGAACGCCGTCCCGTCATACCACGGCGAAGAACCAGAGCCGAACAAAAAGGCGCCGCCGTGAATCCAAACGAGCACCGGCCGCTTCTTCCCATCGGCCGCCGGCGACCAAACGTTCAAGTACAGCCCATCTTCGCTCGGCGCCTCATTCATCCGCCCGAGCAATCCGCTGAAAATCGGATCCGACGGCTGCATGACAACAGAACCAAACGATGTCGCCTCCCGCACTCCGTCCCACGCCTCCGGCGGCTCCGGCGGAAGGAACCGACGCTCACCGACCGGCGCTTTCGCATACGGAATTCCTTTCCAAACAAAAACACCTTCATTCATCCCCCCGCGCAACCGCCCATACCGCGTCTCCACAACCGTTTGCTTCATCCCCATCCCCCCAAAAATATTCAAATGATTCAAAAAATATTATAAACGAACGATCCGCCTGCGTCCATCGCTTCGCTCCTATACGAGATGATTCCACGCCGCACGGCCGTACCGCAGCCTGTTTGAGGAGAAAAGATGACAGCTGCCTAAACAGGCAGTAAAGGAAGTGGATCAAAATGAACCAAATTGTTTCACTTATTATTGTAGAAGAGCTCGAGCAAGAAAAAGAAGAAGAACAGGCAAGTACAACTTTTGATAAAGAGTCAAAGCTTTTTCTTTTAATCGTTTGGTCGTGCTTTTTTAAGAAAAATTAAATTAGTAATTGTCCCACGAGTGTTGATTATCCAAAATTATACATACGCCTTCCATAAATTTGGGCATACTCAAACAAAGCAGCGGCCATCCCGGATTTCCAATCGAGAGGAAGCTGCCCAGAGAAAAAACGGCGAACGAACGAAATGAAGGAAAGAGAGACGTTCGTCTGTTTTTTGGTTTGATCATACAGCCATCGCAGCAACACATACGCGATGAACGCCGCAAACAGTTGGTTGTATACCGCATTTTCCGTCGTGCCAAACAAGGTCGGGACATTCAGATATTGCTTCACCCAACGGAAAAAGACCTCAACAGTCCAACGTTGTTGGTACATGTCGGCAATGGTTTCCGCAGACGCATGGAAGAGGTTCGTCACGACCCGAATGTCGCGGCCATTCGCATCTCGAAAGATCACCACCCGGTGACGCTTGGTGGAGCGGCATTGTTTCGTCCCCAACTGGCACGTGAAGTCGGCTTGAACCGATGAGGATGTGCTGGAAAGGCGTTTCAAGCTTTTTTTCTGATGAAGTTCGATGTTGTCCTTCATCCGAATGACAAAGAGCTGATGCTGCTCCACAAATCGATCGAGGCGTTCGATTTTGAAATACGCCCGGTCTTCCACCAGCACTTGTTGAGCGTTCGTCAACTGTTCTCCCACCGGGCCATCATGACGCAGTCCGATGGTTTCCACCACGTCTGCCGGCAACGAGGATTCCGGCGAATACGCGACGTGCAGCTTCACTCCGGCGCGTTCGCCGTGATACGGCGCCCATGGCAGGCGGTTTTTCCCGACCGTGACGGTCGTCGAATCCACCACCCGAAGCGGTTTGGGAAACCGAAGCGAACGGCGGGTTTGGCGGTTGCACTTGGAAATGATCAACGCCAACAAGCGTTTCATGATGTCATAGGGAACTTCTTTCGCTTTCTTGGATACAGTTGAATAATGGAATCGCGGCAATCCATACAGAGGCCCCACATCGGCTCCGTGGCGAAAGCTTTTCCATTGATGCATGGCGGCCAGCAGGAAGAAGTGAATCAACTCGCGCAACGCAAAGGTTCGAGACGAATCACGATACCCAACCGCTTCGGCAATCAGTTGAATCTCTTCATCCGAAACAAGTTTTTGCATCAAATTCGGGAGTGTGGTATGCTTGTTCATAGAGAGCACCTCCTGGGTTTGTTTGTGTCGCTACTCACATTCTACAGGAAAGGTGCTCTTTTTTCTATACCCTTTGGATTTTATTGGATAATCAACACGCCTGTAATTGTCCCTAACAATAAAGCGCCAATTAATGCCACGAAAAAAGATTTTATTATAGGTGCAACTATTCCGTTAACTGGGTAAAAATTAGACATTTTTCTACAAACTATGCCACTTGACTTTGTCTAATCATGAGACGTGGAGCGTTTTAATCTTCACTCGCAGCTTTCCTGAATGCATCGAGTCATCTTTATCACCGCCAGCCATTCGGCACCCTTTTGCCCCCCATCAAAACAACAGGCGCCCCCGCCGTTTTGGGGACGCCTGTTTCCGTCATTTTTTCAAATTGTAAAACGAACGGATGCCTTG is a window of Geobacillus kaustophilus DNA encoding:
- the estA gene encoding carboxylesterase yields the protein MKIVPPKPFFFEAGERAVLLLHGFTGNSADVRMLGRFLESKGYTCHAPIYKGHGVPPEELVHTGPDDWWQDVMNGYQFLKNNGYEKIAVAGLSLGGVFSLKLGYTVPIEGIVTMCAPMYIKSEETMYEGVLEYAREYKKREGKSEEQIEQEMERFKQTPMKTLKALQELIADVRRHLDLVYAPTFVVQARHDEMINPDSANIIYNEIESPVKQIKWYEQSGHVITLDQEKDQLHEDIYAFLESLDW
- the secG gene encoding preprotein translocase subunit SecG, with translation MHALLVTLLVIVSIALIAVVLLQSGRSAGLSGAITGGAEQLFGKQKARGLDAVFQRVTVVLAVLFFVLSIVVAYL
- a CDS encoding carboxylesterase/lipase family protein, which gives rise to MKQTVVETRYGRLRGGMNEGVFVWKGIPYAKAPVGERRFLPPEPPEAWDGVREATSFGSVVMQPSDPIFSGLLGRMNEAPSEDGLYLNVWSPAADGKKRPVLVWIHGGAFLFGSGSSPWYDGTAFAKHGDVVVVTINYRMNVFGFLHLGDMFGEAYSQAGNLGILDQVAALRWVKENIEAFGGDPDNITIFGESAGAASVGVLLSLPEARGLFHRAILQSGSGSLLLRSPETAMAMTECILDKAGIRPGDRDRLLSIPAAELLQAALSLGPGVMYGPVVDGRVLRCHPIEALQDGEGKDIPILIGVTKDEYNLFTLTDPSWTKLGEKELLDRINREVGPVPEAAIRYYAETAEPSAPAWQKWLRIMTYRVFVEGMLRTADAKAACGADVYMYRFDYETPVFGGQLKACHALELPFVFHNLHQSGVANFIGNRPEREAIANEMHYAWLSFARTGNPNGDHLPEEWPAYTTGRKPAFVFSAASHVEDDPFGRERAAWQGRA
- a CDS encoding IS4-like element IS5377 family transposase, with amino-acid sequence MNKHTTLPNLMQKLVSDEEIQLIAEAVGYRDSSRTFALRELIHFFLLAAMHQWKSFRHGADVGPLYGLPRFHYSTVSKKAKEVPYDIMKRLLALIISKCNRQTRRSLRFPKPLRVVDSTTVTVGKNRLPWAPYHGERAGVKLHVAYSPESSLPADVVETIGLRHDGPVGEQLTNAQQVLVEDRAYFKIERLDRFVEQHQLFVIRMKDNIELHQKKSLKRLSSTSSSVQADFTCQLGTKQCRSTKRHRVVIFRDANGRDIRVVTNLFHASAETIADMYQQRWTVEVFFRWVKQYLNVPTLFGTTENAVYNQLFAAFIAYVLLRWLYDQTKKQTNVSLSFISFVRRFFSGQLPLDWKSGMAAALFEYAQIYGRRMYNFG